The window CCTCCTCGATCACGTCGTCGAGGTCGCGGTCGCGGACGACGCGGATCGGCGCGCCGGCCATCGCGTCGTCGAGTTCGGGCGCGGCGATCTTGATCCCCGCGGCGGCGCGGACCTCCTCGACCTTGTCGAAGCGCTTCTCGACTCTGATCTCCGCGTTCGGTCGGGGCTGCAGGAGCGCCCGCACCTCGGTCACGATCGGGCCGTCGATCCCGCCGACGACGATCTCGTCGTCCGCGCGGACGCTGCCGTCGTAGAGGACGACGTCGACCGTCGCGCCGAACCCCCGCTCGTCCTTGACTTCGAGCACCGTCCCCGCGCCGGGGCCGCTGACGTCGACGGCCATCTGCTCCTTCATGTAGCGCTGGGAGAGCCCCATCAGGACGGCGAGCAGGTCCGGGATCCCCTCGCTTGTGATCGCCGAGAGGGGGACGACGCCGACGTTCTTCGTGAAGTTCTGGACGCGCCAGTACAGATCGGCAGAGAAGCCCTCGTCGGAGAGGTCGCCGATGATCTCATAGAGGTTCTCGTCGAGTCGGCTCTTGGCGTTCTGCGATTGCTTCTCGTAGGTCTCCTGGATCGGTCGCCCGTCGTTGGGGTTCCACCCCGGCGTGGTGTCGATCTTGTTCGCGGCGACGACGAACGGCGTCCCGGTCCGCTGGAGGATCTCCAGCGCCTCGATGGTCTGCGGTTGGAAGCCGTCGTTGACGTCGACGACGACGACCGCGATGTCCGCTAACGCGCCGCCCCGAGAGCGCAGCGTCGTGAACGAGTGGTGACCCGGCGTGTCGATGAACAGTAGCCCCGGCAGGTCGAAGTCCGTCGGGTCGACGAGGTCGCCGGCCATCTCCGAGACCGTCTCTAAGGGGACCGCCGTCGCGCCGATGTGCTGGGTGATCGCACCGGCCTCGCCCTCGCTCACCGCGGAGCCGCGGATCGTATCGAGGAGGGTCGTCTTGCCGTGGTCGACGTGGCCGAGAACGGCGACTATCGGTGTCCGTAGCGCGTTCGATTCGGCTGTCGAGGCGGCGTCGGTGTCAGACATAGAGAATCACCCCGGAGAAATTCCTTACCGTAACTCACTGCTGGACTGTAGTTAAGTCCATCGTCATCCGCGGACGGCGGCGATCACGTCCGCTGTGGCTTCCGACGAGCGAGTTCGGATTCACCGCGACTGCCGCCCTCGTGTCCGATGAACACTCCGGCGCCGATCGGACCGCCCGTTCTCGCGCCGCCCGTGGCGTTTATGTGATAGTACGAAGTAGCGTGAGGTATGCCGGACGAACTCGCGGAGGACCTCTCCGGGAAGGGCGTGATGGGGGCGGACGGAGCCCAACTCGGAGCGCTGTACAACGTCGAGATGAACGTCAAGACCGGGACGATCGGCGATCTGCTCGTCTCGCCGTACGAGGACGTCAATCCGAACGCGCTCGGATTCGAGACGGGGACCGACGAGGAGAACGAGACGATCGTTCGCGTCCCCGTCTCCCGCGTACAGGACGTCAAAGACTACATCGTCGTGCAACCATAACTGAAGGCGACGTCCGATGCAGGTTCTCGATTCTTCGGCGTTCATCCACGAGTACCACACCACAGACGAGATCGCCTCCATTCCGATGGTCCGCGAGGAACTGGAGGGCGAGGCGTCGTACCGTTACGACGCCGACGAGGGCTCCGGGATGCACGTCCACATCCCCGCCGCTGGCACTGTCGAGAAGATCCAGCGCGCGGCCCGCGAGACGGGCGACTCCGAGACGCTCTCGGAGACCGACGTCAGACTGCTCGCGGCGGCGTTCGAACTCGACGCCGTCCTCGTCACCG is drawn from Halobellus limi and contains these coding sequences:
- the infB gene encoding translation initiation factor IF-2, with the translated sequence MSDTDAASTAESNALRTPIVAVLGHVDHGKTTLLDTIRGSAVSEGEAGAITQHIGATAVPLETVSEMAGDLVDPTDFDLPGLLFIDTPGHHSFTTLRSRGGALADIAVVVVDVNDGFQPQTIEALEILQRTGTPFVVAANKIDTTPGWNPNDGRPIQETYEKQSQNAKSRLDENLYEIIGDLSDEGFSADLYWRVQNFTKNVGVVPLSAITSEGIPDLLAVLMGLSQRYMKEQMAVDVSGPGAGTVLEVKDERGFGATVDVVLYDGSVRADDEIVVGGIDGPIVTEVRALLQPRPNAEIRVEKRFDKVEEVRAAAGIKIAAPELDDAMAGAPIRVVRDRDLDDVIEEVESELAEIQVSTEEEGVVVKADTLGSLEAMANALREAEVPILRAEVGDVAPRDVAVASTANEEKHRVILGFNVDVLSNAESELDESEVRLFEDDVIYQLVEGYEGYVDEIERAQQETVLDKIVRPCRFRILEDHVFRQSDPAVVGVEVLSGTLKNNQNVVKWEGNETTRVGQLSGIQEQGEDVSEARAGTRVSVAIDGPTVGRQIDEGDELWIDLPEKHAKILEQELADDIPADELEALTSYLDKHRKRDPFWGK
- a CDS encoding PRC-barrel domain-containing protein, which gives rise to MPDELAEDLSGKGVMGADGAQLGALYNVEMNVKTGTIGDLLVSPYEDVNPNALGFETGTDEENETIVRVPVSRVQDVKDYIVVQP
- a CDS encoding NOB1 family endonuclease, giving the protein MQVLDSSAFIHEYHTTDEIASIPMVREELEGEASYRYDADEGSGMHVHIPAAGTVEKIQRAARETGDSETLSETDVRLLAAAFELDAVLVTDDYAMQNVADHVDVEVKIIAREGISETREWTFQCQGCGREFDEHRDRCPICGTELARKNPA